Proteins encoded together in one Rhizobium bangladeshense window:
- a CDS encoding LacI family DNA-binding transcriptional regulator has protein sequence MSGTNKRRITSKELAKLAGVSSATISRAFSPDSRIGRATRDRILAVAREYGYQPNAIARSLNNQRSRLVALVVNAIGNPCEAEEQQLLVHRLQARQLLPIILCCADHSDRLQLMRLASTYQVDHVVIFSDMVSMQDAVDIFHTTKPIIVSFEPLENENVSSIRIDGSKAADEIIDKIVRDGKKRFAYLSGTNSSWIDKLRRGWFAEALAKRGLTFEAQAVGDYSYDSGFKEAVLLMHRDKVGAIICGNDVMAIGARDAARRVLGKSTPDDIAIVGQDGIAMAAWDCNDLTTLSLDHVAFIDAVVELIERHDAGIDGPHSITLTCTPRWGSTA, from the coding sequence ATGAGCGGAACGAACAAACGGCGGATTACCTCGAAAGAGCTGGCGAAACTCGCCGGCGTCTCCTCCGCCACCATCTCCCGTGCCTTCTCGCCGGATTCGCGCATCGGCCGCGCGACGCGCGACCGCATTCTCGCCGTCGCCCGTGAATATGGCTATCAGCCCAACGCCATCGCCCGTTCGCTGAACAATCAGCGATCGCGTCTCGTCGCCCTTGTCGTCAACGCCATCGGCAACCCCTGCGAGGCCGAGGAGCAGCAGCTTCTTGTCCACCGCTTACAGGCGCGGCAGCTGCTGCCTATCATCCTCTGCTGCGCCGACCATTCCGACCGGCTGCAGCTGATGCGGCTTGCCTCTACCTATCAGGTCGATCACGTCGTCATCTTCTCCGACATGGTGTCGATGCAGGATGCCGTCGATATTTTCCACACGACGAAACCGATCATCGTCTCCTTCGAGCCGCTCGAAAACGAAAACGTCTCCAGCATACGCATCGACGGCTCCAAGGCCGCCGACGAAATCATCGACAAGATCGTCCGGGACGGCAAGAAGCGCTTCGCCTATCTCTCCGGCACCAATTCGAGCTGGATCGACAAGCTGAGGCGCGGATGGTTCGCCGAGGCGCTCGCCAAACGCGGCCTTACCTTCGAAGCGCAGGCCGTCGGCGATTATTCCTATGATTCCGGCTTCAAGGAAGCCGTGCTCCTGATGCACCGAGACAAGGTCGGCGCCATCATCTGCGGCAACGACGTCATGGCGATCGGCGCGCGCGATGCCGCGCGCCGCGTGCTTGGCAAAAGCACGCCTGATGATATCGCCATCGTTGGCCAGGATGGCATCGCCATGGCCGCCTGGGATTGCAACGACCTCACGACGCTGAGCCTCGACCATGTGGCCTTCATCGACGCGGTCGTCGAACTGATCGAACGCCACGACGCCGGGATCGACGGCCCGCACAGTATCACGCTCACCTGCACCCCCCGCTGGGGCTCGACTGCCTGA
- a CDS encoding glycoside hydrolase family 2 protein — MRSVVSFNEGWSFHEGFGQRLLESFDGAKSISLPHTAVELPFNYFDEKSYQRAFTYQKVLRWLPEFEGREVSLVFDAAMADSVVYLNGEEIVAHKDGYTPFEARLTGKLLRGENLVTVKIDGSENPDIPPFGGRIDYLTYAGIYRDVWLKVTDPVSIRNLKIETTDVLASEKSATIRVDIANPERRSFSATVTAALKQADGTVIATAATETIGDRTTLSFGGLAGIALWDITDPTLYEVTVELRTEHGSDRLSTRFGFRTAEFTPEGFLLNGKPLKLRGLNRHQAFPYVGYAAGRSAQERDADIMKNVLKCNIVRTSHYPQSKWFLDRCDAIGLLVFEEIPGWQHIGDADWQKESIENVRRMIERDWNHPSIVIWGVRINESQDNHDFYVETNRLARELDSTRQTGGVRYLTESELLEDVYTMNDFILGNEELPGANRPRTVLRGQQENTGLSHKVPYLITEFNGHMHPTKIYDQEQRQAEHVRRHLEVLNAAYGDPDISGAIGWCMFDYNTHKDFGSGDRICYHGVMDMFREPKFAAYAYISQCDPSEEIVMKPVTFWARGERNIGGVLPLIILTNCDEVELQYGALSKRIGPDRENYPHLPHPPVVLDHRHFTADELGTWGLEWIDGTFTGYIVGEPVVSLKLAADPLPTTLEMIADSSTLKARERDSTRVIIRALDQCGQRLPFMNDSISLRVHGPARIVGPANVPLQGGTAGFWLEATGLIGEITVEAVSSRFAPVTLAVTATA; from the coding sequence ATGCGTTCCGTCGTTTCCTTCAATGAAGGCTGGAGTTTCCACGAGGGCTTCGGTCAACGCCTGCTCGAAAGCTTCGATGGCGCCAAGTCGATCAGCCTGCCTCACACCGCCGTCGAGCTGCCCTTCAACTATTTTGACGAGAAGAGCTATCAGCGCGCCTTCACCTATCAGAAGGTACTGCGCTGGCTGCCGGAATTCGAGGGCCGCGAGGTCTCGCTGGTCTTCGACGCCGCCATGGCCGACAGCGTCGTCTATCTGAATGGCGAGGAGATCGTCGCCCACAAGGATGGCTACACGCCCTTTGAAGCTCGCCTCACCGGCAAGCTCCTCAGGGGCGAAAACCTCGTCACCGTCAAGATCGATGGCAGCGAGAACCCTGACATTCCGCCTTTCGGCGGCCGCATCGATTATTTGACTTATGCCGGCATCTACCGCGACGTCTGGCTGAAAGTCACTGACCCGGTTTCGATCCGCAATCTGAAGATCGAAACCACAGACGTTCTCGCTTCGGAGAAATCGGCAACGATCCGCGTCGATATCGCCAACCCCGAGCGTCGCAGCTTCTCGGCGACGGTTACTGCTGCGCTGAAACAGGCGGACGGCACGGTGATCGCCACCGCGGCCACCGAAACGATCGGCGACCGCACGACGCTTTCCTTCGGCGGTCTTGCCGGCATCGCGCTCTGGGACATCACCGATCCCACTCTCTACGAAGTCACCGTCGAACTCAGGACGGAGCACGGCTCCGACCGTCTCTCCACCCGCTTCGGCTTCCGCACTGCCGAATTCACCCCGGAAGGCTTCCTCTTGAACGGCAAGCCGCTGAAGCTGCGCGGCCTTAACCGCCACCAGGCCTTCCCCTATGTCGGTTATGCCGCCGGCCGGTCCGCCCAGGAGCGGGACGCCGACATCATGAAGAACGTCCTGAAGTGCAATATCGTCCGCACCTCGCACTATCCGCAGTCGAAGTGGTTCCTCGACCGCTGCGACGCGATCGGCCTGCTCGTCTTCGAAGAAATTCCCGGCTGGCAGCATATCGGCGATGCCGACTGGCAAAAGGAATCGATTGAAAATGTCCGCCGCATGATCGAGCGCGACTGGAACCATCCCTCGATTGTCATCTGGGGCGTGCGGATCAACGAGTCGCAGGATAATCATGATTTTTATGTCGAGACCAACCGGCTCGCCCGTGAGCTCGACAGCACCCGCCAGACCGGCGGCGTGCGTTATCTCACCGAGAGCGAGCTGCTCGAGGACGTCTATACGATGAACGACTTCATCCTCGGCAACGAGGAACTGCCGGGGGCCAACCGGCCGCGCACCGTGTTACGTGGCCAGCAGGAAAATACCGGCCTGTCGCATAAGGTGCCGTACCTCATCACCGAGTTCAACGGTCACATGCATCCGACGAAGATTTATGACCAGGAACAGCGCCAGGCCGAACATGTGCGCCGTCATCTGGAAGTGCTGAATGCCGCCTATGGCGATCCGGATATCTCGGGCGCCATTGGCTGGTGCATGTTCGATTACAACACCCACAAGGATTTCGGCTCCGGCGACCGCATCTGTTATCACGGCGTCATGGACATGTTCCGCGAGCCGAAATTTGCAGCCTATGCCTATATCAGCCAGTGCGATCCTTCCGAGGAGATCGTCATGAAGCCGGTGACCTTCTGGGCGCGCGGCGAGCGCAATATCGGCGGCGTGCTGCCGCTGATCATCCTGACCAATTGCGACGAGGTGGAGCTGCAATATGGCGCGCTCAGCAAACGCATCGGCCCCGATCGCGAGAATTACCCGCATCTTCCGCATCCACCTGTTGTGCTCGACCATCGTCACTTCACCGCCGACGAGCTCGGCACCTGGGGTCTCGAATGGATCGACGGCACCTTCACCGGCTATATCGTCGGCGAACCGGTGGTCAGCCTGAAGCTGGCAGCCGATCCCTTGCCAACGACGTTGGAAATGATTGCCGACAGTTCGACGTTGAAGGCGCGTGAACGCGACAGCACCCGCGTCATCATTCGTGCCCTCGATCAGTGCGGTCAGCGCCTGCCTTTCATGAATGACAGCATTTCGCTGAGGGTGCATGGGCCTGCAAGGATCGTCGGTCCGGCCAATGTGCCGCTGCAGGGCGGCACTGCAGGCTTCTGGCTGGAGGCGACGGGCCTGATCGGCGAGATCACCGTGGAAGCGGTTTCTTCCCGCTTCGCGCCGGTGACCCTCGCCGTGACTGCCACCGCCTGA
- a CDS encoding carbohydrate ABC transporter permease, translating into MSSLTSPIGTSSSAAAAAGVERGNSARLIGRIVIYGLLVLFAILYLMPLFVMLTTSFKTMDEIQSGNMLALPQAPTFEPWIKAWGETCVGLTCAGIKGYFWNSIKMVVPAVAISTILGALNGYILTKWRFPGHTLVFGLMLFACFIPFQSVLLPMATILGSLGRFGVTLQNATGLTFGFGNPTVNLVFVHVVYGLGFTTLFFRNFYEAFPSELVRAAQVDGASFFQIFRRIMLPNSLPIIVVTVIYQFTNIWNDFLFASAYAGTGDSMPMTVALNNVVNTSTGVVEYNVNMAAAMIAAVPTLIVYILAGRYFVRGLMAGAVKG; encoded by the coding sequence ATGAGCAGCCTCACCTCTCCGATCGGCACCTCGTCATCGGCTGCGGCAGCCGCAGGAGTTGAGCGCGGCAACAGCGCCCGCCTGATCGGCCGCATCGTCATCTACGGCCTGCTGGTCCTCTTCGCCATCCTCTATCTGATGCCGCTCTTCGTCATGCTGACGACCTCGTTCAAGACGATGGACGAGATCCAGAGCGGCAACATGCTGGCGCTGCCGCAAGCCCCGACCTTCGAGCCCTGGATCAAGGCCTGGGGCGAGACCTGCGTCGGGCTCACCTGCGCCGGCATCAAGGGCTACTTCTGGAACTCGATCAAGATGGTGGTGCCGGCGGTGGCGATCTCCACCATCCTCGGGGCGCTCAACGGCTATATCCTGACCAAATGGCGCTTTCCCGGCCATACGCTGGTGTTCGGGTTGATGCTGTTTGCCTGCTTCATCCCGTTCCAGTCGGTGCTGTTGCCGATGGCGACCATCCTCGGCTCGCTCGGCCGCTTCGGCGTGACCCTGCAGAACGCCACCGGCTTGACCTTCGGCTTCGGCAATCCGACCGTCAACCTGGTCTTCGTCCATGTCGTCTATGGCCTCGGCTTCACCACGCTGTTCTTCCGCAATTTCTACGAGGCTTTCCCGAGCGAGCTGGTGCGCGCCGCCCAGGTCGATGGCGCGAGCTTCTTCCAGATCTTCCGCCGCATCATGCTGCCGAACTCGCTGCCGATCATCGTCGTCACCGTCATCTACCAGTTCACCAACATCTGGAACGACTTCCTGTTCGCCTCGGCTTACGCCGGCACCGGGGATTCCATGCCGATGACGGTGGCGCTCAACAATGTCGTCAACACCTCGACCGGGGTGGTCGAATACAATGTCAACATGGCGGCGGCGATGATCGCGGCCGTTCCCACGCTCATCGTCTATATCCTCGCCGGCCGCTACTTCGTGCGTGGCCTGATGGCGGGCGCAGTCAAAGGGTAA
- a CDS encoding carbohydrate ABC transporter permease: MSTVATTDPVLTPGQATRISLRGRLQDALPKIVLAPSFVITLVFVYGFIAWTAYLSFTNSKTFPSYQLTGARAYQRLWRWTFESDPPSSWYTSITNMAIFGFLYVGICLALGLLLAILLDQKIRGEGLLRPIFLYPMALSFIVTGVAWKWFLDPGLGLEQTLHHFGWTSFHFDWIKNKDFVIYTVVIAGVWQASGFVMAMFLAGLRGIDGEIMKAAQIDGASPFQLYRRIVIPLLRPIFLSAFIVLAHMAIKSYDLVVALTSGGPGGSAWLPSNFMYEYTFKRNEMAVGSASAIIMLMTISAIIVPYLYSELKEKAR, translated from the coding sequence ATGAGCACAGTTGCGACCACCGATCCGGTTCTGACGCCGGGGCAGGCGACGCGGATCTCGCTGCGGGGCCGGCTGCAGGATGCCCTGCCGAAGATCGTGCTGGCGCCGAGTTTCGTCATCACGCTGGTCTTCGTCTACGGCTTCATCGCCTGGACGGCCTATCTCTCCTTCACCAATTCCAAGACCTTCCCCTCCTATCAGCTGACCGGGGCGCGCGCCTATCAGCGGCTGTGGCGCTGGACCTTCGAGAGCGATCCGCCATCCTCCTGGTATACCTCGATCACCAACATGGCGATCTTCGGCTTCCTCTATGTCGGCATCTGCCTGGCGCTCGGCCTGCTGCTCGCCATCCTGCTCGACCAGAAGATCCGCGGCGAGGGGCTGCTGCGGCCGATCTTCCTCTATCCGATGGCGCTTTCCTTCATCGTCACCGGGGTGGCCTGGAAATGGTTCCTCGATCCCGGCCTCGGGCTGGAACAGACGCTGCACCACTTCGGCTGGACGAGCTTCCACTTCGACTGGATCAAGAACAAGGACTTCGTCATCTACACCGTCGTCATCGCCGGTGTCTGGCAGGCGTCCGGCTTCGTCATGGCGATGTTCCTGGCCGGCCTTCGCGGCATCGACGGCGAGATCATGAAGGCGGCTCAGATCGACGGCGCCTCGCCCTTCCAGCTCTACCGCCGCATCGTCATTCCGCTGTTGCGGCCGATCTTCCTGTCGGCCTTCATCGTGCTCGCCCATATGGCGATCAAGTCTTACGACCTGGTGGTGGCGCTGACCTCGGGCGGGCCGGGCGGCTCGGCCTGGCTGCCGTCCAACTTCATGTATGAATACACCTTCAAGCGCAACGAGATGGCCGTCGGCTCGGCCAGCGCCATCATCATGCTGATGACGATCTCGGCGATCATCGTGCCCTATCTCTATTCCGAACTGAAGGAGAAGGCCCGATGA
- a CDS encoding carbohydrate ABC transporter permease yields MVRNSHEKRAERQWLLILLPSLVLLFAFVIYPAVYSIYLSFTNEALTGAAALRPRFVGLRNYTRLFNDAKFWNALFVTFVFVLGSAVVGQFVLGLISAIALRRPIRFRRIFSSIILLPNAAPEVVAGFMWISMLAGGDNATLSRIVSFFGVTPADWLQVFPLSMIVIVNTWRGIATAMILLTAGLSTIPAEIYEAARMDGATPSQMFRRITLPLMMPTILLYMLISAVSTIAVFGLVYALTRGGPGGATEVISIYIYNQSFTAFQLGYGAAVAVVALVISLLLGIAYVRAMKVEV; encoded by the coding sequence ATGGTCCGAAACTCTCATGAAAAGCGGGCCGAGCGGCAATGGCTGCTGATCCTGCTGCCCTCGCTCGTTCTGCTTTTTGCCTTCGTTATCTACCCGGCGGTCTATTCCATATATCTGAGCTTTACCAACGAGGCGTTGACGGGGGCGGCGGCGCTTCGACCCCGCTTCGTCGGGCTGCGGAATTATACGCGGCTGTTCAACGACGCGAAGTTCTGGAACGCCCTGTTCGTCACCTTCGTCTTCGTCCTCGGTTCCGCAGTGGTCGGCCAGTTCGTGCTTGGGCTCATCTCGGCAATCGCGCTGCGCCGGCCGATCCGCTTCCGGCGGATCTTCTCGTCAATCATCCTGCTGCCGAATGCCGCCCCGGAAGTCGTGGCTGGTTTCATGTGGATCTCGATGCTGGCGGGCGGCGACAATGCCACGCTCAGCCGCATCGTCAGCTTCTTTGGTGTTACACCGGCCGACTGGCTGCAGGTCTTTCCGCTGTCGATGATCGTCATCGTCAACACCTGGCGCGGCATCGCCACCGCGATGATCCTGCTGACGGCCGGCCTCAGCACCATTCCCGCGGAGATCTATGAGGCGGCGCGGATGGATGGGGCGACGCCTTCGCAGATGTTTCGCCGCATCACGCTGCCGCTGATGATGCCGACGATCCTGCTCTACATGCTGATTTCGGCCGTCTCGACCATCGCAGTCTTCGGGCTCGTTTATGCGCTGACGCGCGGCGGACCTGGCGGGGCGACGGAGGTCATCAGCATCTATATCTACAATCAGTCCTTCACGGCGTTTCAGCTGGGATATGGCGCCGCCGTCGCAGTCGTCGCGCTCGTTATCTCACTTCTATTGGGCATCGCCTATGTCCGGGCCATGAAGGTGGAGGTCTGA
- a CDS encoding ABC transporter substrate-binding protein: MKKTVLGGLWAILLSAVSTLAQAETIRIANHGQAGIDAMKSTVERIEKKYGVTIEVVEYPAPDKDYLTKLLTELGAGNAPDLFSIPTTAAVADMVEAGYLAPVSKEFKAWDGYANLYDVAKELAVSPDGETYVMPFMLGIQEIYYRKDVLEKAGISTEQPKTWRELLDRAAEIKQKTGAYGLLFPAGVSWGSGAFDEGFQHLLVGSKTPQLVDAEGKLDLNGEGIKDVFGVYKELIDKDLMPTQPLLGPEPWVVPKYQMFPAGKLAATTCGSWCYIFDWGRESKNPIPDVTKVVGTWTVPGQSGGQYVLANLAAPWAVNSKSANTELAIKALMEIGSIETQVSYAARIGNIPASKDAADNADFQKLTELVPIHAAAENGVFLKQASGFGTVSEGVARATEALLRKETDAAGAQKILVDYVKETLGDDVVK; encoded by the coding sequence TTGAAGAAGACGGTTCTTGGTGGCCTGTGGGCCATCCTGCTGAGCGCGGTTTCGACGCTGGCGCAGGCTGAAACAATCCGAATTGCAAATCACGGCCAGGCCGGCATCGACGCGATGAAGTCGACGGTGGAACGGATCGAAAAGAAATACGGCGTTACAATCGAGGTCGTCGAATATCCGGCGCCCGACAAGGACTACTTGACCAAACTCCTGACGGAGCTCGGCGCCGGCAACGCGCCAGACCTGTTCTCCATTCCGACGACGGCTGCCGTCGCCGACATGGTGGAAGCCGGCTACCTCGCGCCTGTCAGCAAGGAGTTCAAGGCCTGGGACGGCTACGCCAACCTCTATGACGTCGCCAAGGAGCTTGCCGTTAGCCCCGATGGCGAAACCTATGTAATGCCGTTCATGCTCGGTATCCAGGAAATCTACTACCGCAAGGACGTTCTCGAAAAGGCCGGCATCTCCACTGAGCAGCCGAAGACCTGGCGGGAGCTTCTCGACCGGGCGGCCGAAATCAAGCAGAAGACAGGGGCCTACGGGCTGCTCTTCCCGGCCGGCGTCTCCTGGGGAAGCGGTGCCTTCGACGAAGGCTTCCAGCACCTGCTTGTCGGCTCCAAAACGCCGCAGCTCGTCGATGCCGAAGGCAAGCTCGACCTCAACGGCGAGGGCATCAAGGATGTCTTCGGCGTCTACAAGGAACTGATCGACAAGGATCTGATGCCGACGCAGCCGCTGCTCGGGCCAGAGCCCTGGGTTGTGCCGAAATATCAGATGTTCCCGGCCGGCAAGCTTGCTGCGACTACCTGCGGCTCGTGGTGCTATATTTTCGACTGGGGCCGCGAGAGCAAGAATCCGATTCCTGACGTGACGAAGGTGGTGGGCACCTGGACGGTTCCGGGTCAGAGCGGCGGCCAGTATGTTCTCGCCAACCTTGCCGCGCCGTGGGCGGTCAATTCGAAATCGGCCAATACGGAGCTCGCGATCAAGGCGCTGATGGAGATCGGGTCCATCGAGACGCAGGTCTCCTATGCGGCGCGCATCGGCAATATCCCGGCCAGCAAGGATGCGGCTGACAATGCCGACTTCCAGAAGTTGACGGAACTGGTTCCGATCCATGCTGCGGCGGAAAATGGCGTGTTCCTGAAGCAGGCCTCCGGCTTTGGCACGGTCTCGGAAGGTGTCGCTCGGGCCACCGAAGCGCTGCTGCGCAAGGAAACCGATGCCGCCGGCGCACAGAAGATCCTCGTCGACTACGTCAAGGAGACGCTCGGCGACGACGTGGTCAAGTAA
- a CDS encoding ABC transporter ATP-binding protein, whose protein sequence is MAFLEISGLRKRFGAIDILKGIDLELEKGGFLVLVGPSGCGKSTLLNTIAGLETVTSGEIRIDGRAINGLHPSKRDIAMVFQSYALYPNMTVAGNIAFGMEIRGVPKEERAKAIKQVSDMLQIGHLLDRKPSQLSGGQRQRVAMGRALVRNPQVFLFDEPLSNLDAKLRVDMRTEIKRLHQRMGTTFVYVTHDQIEAMTLATKIAVLKDGVLQQFGTPAEIYNSPANLFVADFMGSPAMNLLNATVEAGAAGLAVSLERPNGAPLRLPVVSGNHGLSAYAGRPVIFGIRPEALTDPDGADRKARSLTEDDCLIEVVEPAGSDTFAVTKLGGKSVVARLRADAGIAPGQNTRLAFNLDKAVFFDPDSQARIA, encoded by the coding sequence ATGGCCTTCCTGGAAATCTCCGGCCTCAGAAAGCGCTTCGGCGCCATCGACATCCTCAAGGGGATCGATCTCGAACTCGAAAAGGGCGGCTTCCTCGTGCTGGTCGGCCCATCCGGCTGCGGCAAGTCGACCCTGCTCAACACCATCGCCGGGCTGGAGACGGTCACATCAGGCGAGATCAGGATCGACGGGCGCGCCATCAACGGCCTGCACCCTTCCAAGCGCGACATCGCCATGGTGTTCCAGTCCTATGCGCTCTATCCGAACATGACGGTGGCGGGCAACATCGCCTTCGGCATGGAAATCCGCGGCGTGCCGAAGGAGGAGCGGGCCAAGGCGATCAAGCAGGTCTCCGACATGCTGCAGATCGGCCATCTGCTCGACCGCAAGCCGTCGCAGTTGTCCGGCGGCCAGCGTCAGCGCGTCGCCATGGGCCGGGCGCTGGTGCGCAATCCGCAGGTCTTCCTGTTCGACGAGCCGCTCTCCAATCTCGACGCCAAGCTGCGCGTCGACATGCGCACCGAGATCAAGCGGCTGCATCAGCGCATGGGCACCACCTTCGTCTATGTCACCCACGACCAGATCGAGGCGATGACGCTGGCGACCAAGATCGCCGTGCTGAAGGACGGGGTGCTGCAGCAGTTCGGCACGCCGGCCGAGATCTATAACAGCCCGGCCAATCTCTTCGTCGCCGACTTCATGGGATCGCCGGCGATGAACCTGCTCAACGCCACCGTCGAGGCCGGTGCCGCCGGGCTTGCCGTCTCGCTCGAACGGCCGAATGGGGCACCGCTCAGACTGCCTGTCGTCTCCGGCAATCACGGCCTGTCTGCCTATGCCGGCAGGCCAGTGATCTTCGGCATCCGCCCCGAAGCCCTGACCGATCCTGACGGCGCCGACCGCAAGGCGCGCTCGCTGACCGAGGACGATTGCCTGATCGAAGTGGTCGAACCGGCCGGCTCCGACACCTTCGCCGTCACCAAGCTCGGCGGCAAATCCGTCGTCGCCCGCCTGCGCGCCGATGCCGGCATCGCACCAGGCCAGAATACACGCCTCGCATTCAACCTCGACAAGGCGGTGTTCTTCGATCCGGACAGCCAGGCGCGCATCGCGTGA
- a CDS encoding Gfo/Idh/MocA family protein, producing the protein MPGKLRLGVIGAGLKAAEYAASWTAMPEIEFAALADTMAASRQRLIDVCLAAGASEPKSFEDYRKMLAEMKGTLDIVYVSTPHAFHAEQAIAVAEAGLDLFLEKPMVTTVAEAERLIAEQKKSGVTIVTAFQGGLSPLVLDTRRRALSGEFGELIAISGMIWESWSSNYDGHWKQQPEISGGGFMFDTGAHMMNTVCLLANSDFDSISAYMNNHGKKVDIATAVSARLKNGALATLTAAGEGPPGCASYITFFYSKAIVRIDAWGGWREIIDGRGAGTREEAEILGNPMKNFLAIREGKIENSGSVEMGLRFARLWDAIKESAAAGGASVRITA; encoded by the coding sequence ATGCCTGGAAAATTGCGCCTCGGCGTCATCGGCGCCGGCTTGAAGGCAGCGGAATATGCCGCGAGCTGGACTGCGATGCCGGAGATCGAATTCGCAGCACTGGCAGACACCATGGCCGCCTCGCGCCAACGCCTGATTGATGTCTGCCTCGCTGCCGGTGCGTCCGAACCGAAAAGCTTCGAGGACTATCGAAAGATGCTCGCCGAAATGAAGGGCACGCTCGATATCGTCTATGTCTCCACGCCGCACGCCTTCCACGCCGAGCAGGCGATCGCCGTCGCCGAGGCCGGCCTCGACCTCTTCCTGGAAAAACCGATGGTCACGACGGTCGCCGAGGCGGAGCGGCTGATCGCCGAGCAGAAGAAGAGCGGCGTCACCATCGTCACCGCCTTCCAGGGCGGCCTGTCGCCGCTGGTGCTCGACACCCGCCGGCGGGCGCTTTCCGGCGAATTCGGCGAGCTGATTGCCATTTCGGGCATGATCTGGGAAAGCTGGTCGTCGAATTACGACGGCCACTGGAAACAGCAGCCGGAGATATCAGGCGGCGGCTTCATGTTCGATACCGGGGCCCACATGATGAACACGGTCTGCCTGCTCGCCAACTCCGATTTCGACAGCATTTCCGCCTACATGAACAACCACGGCAAAAAGGTCGACATCGCCACCGCCGTCTCCGCGCGGCTGAAGAACGGCGCGCTGGCGACGCTGACGGCAGCCGGCGAAGGACCACCCGGCTGCGCCTCCTACATCACCTTCTTCTATTCGAAGGCGATCGTACGCATCGACGCCTGGGGCGGCTGGCGCGAGATCATCGATGGGCGCGGCGCGGGCACGCGCGAGGAGGCTGAGATTCTCGGCAATCCCATGAAAAATTTCCTCGCCATTCGCGAGGGGAAAATCGAAAACTCTGGCTCCGTTGAAATGGGCCTCAGATTCGCTAGGCTGTGGGATGCAATCAAGGAATCGGCGGCGGCCGGCGGCGCGTCCGTCAGGATCACCGCCTGA
- a CDS encoding LacI family transcriptional regulator, whose translation MTEPSRPHRGENLDIPHKRGKPTLRTIATITGLAVTTVSRALSDAPQISLETRQRVHRIAREIGYLPDRAAQRLKTGRTNVVAILLDSHEEVVGFSTSIMYGIAKALKETSYHLVVAPNFLSTTNVEAAEYIIRNHLADGLIFTRTEPLDARVRLLLETGFPFICHGRTEFSTPHPYVDYDNFTFAYEATRRLIAKGRTKVAVILPPKRLTFCQHILHGFMTAVRQAGVAYEIPETVDLDTPADVLRDFIRSRAAAPGAPDGFICPGEVSALAVISGMSDAGQTLAADYDIVAKETSRLLTQLQPKVDTIHEDLTAAGEDLGRMLLQRINNPDAEDLQRLLPPQINFPIG comes from the coding sequence GTGACCGAACCGTCCCGGCCGCATCGCGGCGAGAATCTCGATATCCCGCATAAGCGCGGCAAGCCGACCTTGCGGACGATCGCCACCATTACCGGTCTGGCGGTGACGACGGTGTCGCGGGCACTTTCCGATGCACCGCAGATTTCGCTCGAGACCCGCCAACGGGTTCACCGCATCGCCCGCGAAATCGGCTACCTCCCGGATCGGGCAGCGCAACGTCTCAAGACGGGCCGCACCAACGTCGTTGCCATCCTGCTTGATTCCCACGAGGAGGTGGTCGGCTTCAGCACCTCGATTATGTACGGCATTGCCAAGGCGCTGAAAGAGACGTCCTACCATCTCGTCGTCGCCCCAAACTTCCTGTCAACGACCAATGTCGAAGCCGCCGAATATATTATCCGGAACCACCTCGCCGACGGGCTGATCTTCACGCGAACCGAACCGCTCGATGCCCGCGTCCGCCTACTGCTCGAAACCGGCTTTCCCTTCATCTGTCACGGCCGCACCGAATTTTCGACGCCGCATCCCTATGTCGACTACGACAACTTTACCTTTGCCTATGAAGCGACGCGCCGGCTGATCGCCAAGGGCCGCACCAAGGTGGCGGTGATCCTGCCGCCGAAACGGCTGACCTTCTGCCAACATATCCTGCACGGCTTCATGACGGCGGTGCGCCAGGCCGGTGTCGCCTATGAAATCCCCGAGACCGTCGATCTCGACACGCCGGCGGATGTATTGCGCGACTTCATCCGCAGCCGCGCAGCCGCGCCGGGGGCTCCCGATGGTTTCATCTGCCCCGGCGAAGTTTCGGCCCTTGCCGTCATCAGCGGCATGAGCGATGCCGGCCAGACACTCGCGGCCGACTACGATATCGTCGCCAAGGAGACATCCCGCCTTCTCACTCAGTTGCAGCCGAAGGTCGATACGATCCACGAGGACCTGACGGCGGCAGGAGAGGATCTCGGGCGCATGCTGCTGCAGCGCATCAACAATCCCGACGCCGAGGATCTGCAGCGTCTGCTGCCGCCGCAGATCAACTTTCCGATCGGTTAG